A genomic region of Caenorhabditis elegans chromosome V contains the following coding sequences:
- the lsy-12 gene encoding Histone acetyltransferase lsy-12 (Confirmed by transcript evidence), protein MSSTSSKRRNTNNSRCASLLSNPHSTPVTRLMRGILDSENSDNDEMLSNDQSEIAKRPRTPRPRYSPEAQRRTNSRLSALTIDTNRSNDLNVDGSAPSSSSAASCGLSTPDPDRTSQQRRKGNQSAARSRKIKTPSPPLSQEDEPMELDSDDDPVNELDNLPIVIDDPSYVLTKEHKEIFEQVKKSVSDRNEFSPAQISEIYRSSKGEQARLPERIHFGAFIMKTWYGSPFPAEFINVKKLFICEFCFFYARSDEIMQNHAKKCMLRAPPGLEIYRKGDISVFEVDGRLQKEYCQTLCLVSRMFLESKTVFYDTEPFFFYIVTINDDIGCHFAGYFSKEKYEPDVNNLSCIMTLPCYQEMGLGRFLIDISYALSRKEKWFGGPEQPLSELGRKAYGGYWRTTIASCLGRLKDELEFGSGISIKMIADDTGVNCHDILEVVCSLGWAKPVDPDEKNHYKLEWDVDWDMVSIILRESEASKETKVQYDPECLDFSVGSSKNATINGRLSRAFKRGD, encoded by the exons ATGTCGTCGACTTCGTCAAAACGCCGAAACACAAACAATTCTCGCTGTGCGAGCCTGCTTTCAAACCCACACTCGACTCCGGTGACAAGACTTATGCGAGGAATTCTCGATTCGGAAAATTCAGATAACGATGAA atgttaTCGAATGATCAATCAGAAATAGCAAAACGACCTCGCACACCACGTCCTCGATATTCTCCAGAAGCTCAGCGGCGAACAAATTCTCGTCTGAGCGCATTGACAATTGACACAAATCGAAGTAATGATCTCAACGTAGACGGATCAGCTCCAAGTAGCAGTAGTGCTGCATCATGCGGAttg TCAACGCCTGACCCGGATCGTACTTCGCAACAGAGAAGAAAAGGGAATCAATCAGCGGCTCGatctcgaaaaataaaaactccatCGCCTCCGTTATCTCAAGAAGATGAGCCAATGGAATTGGATTCAGATGATGATCCCGTAAATGAGCTCGATAATCTACCAATTGTCATTGATGATCCCAGTTATGTG ttaacaAAGGAGCATAAAGAAATATTCGAACAAGTGAAAAAATCGGTCAGTGATAGAAACGAATTTTCTCCTGctcaaatttccgaaatataTCGATCATCGAAAGGAGAACAGGCTCGACTACCAGAAAGAAtacattttggagcatttatTATGAAGACATGGTATGGATCTCCATTCCCTGCTGAATTCATCAATGTCAAAAAGCTATTCATCTGTGAATTCTGTTTTTTCTACGCACGATCCGATGAGATTATGCAGAATCATGCAAAGAAATGTATGCTTCGAGCGCCGCCTGGtctggaaatttatcgaaaagGGGACATTTCTGTATTTGAAGTAGACGGACGGTTGCagaa agaatacTGTCAAACATTGTGTCTCGTTTCAAGGATGTTTTTGGAAAGCAAAACTGTATTCTACGACACGGAACCTTTCTTTTTCTACATTGTTACAATAAATGACGACATTGGATGTCATTTCGCTGGTTACTTCAGTAAAGAAAAATACGAGCCAGATGTCAATAATCTATCGTGCATAATGACTTTACCGTGTTATCAAGAAATGGGTTTAGGCCGATTTCTTATTGATATTAGTTATGCATTGtctcgaaaagaaaaatggtttGGTGGTCCTGAGCAACCATTATCGGAACTCGGCCGAAAAGCCTATGGTGGTTACTGGAGAACAACTATTGCATCATGTCTCGGACGTCTAAAAGATGAATTAGAATTTGGATCAGGAATTTCGATTAAAA TGATCGCGGACGATACGGGTGTCAACTGTCATGACATTTTAGAAGTTGTATGTTCCCTTGGCTGGGCGAAACCAGTCGATCCCGATGAGAAAAATCatta caAGCTCGAATGGGATGTCGACTGGGATATGGTTTCGATAATTCTCCGAGAGAGTGAAGCTAGTAAAGaaacaaaagttcaatatgATCCAGAATGTCttgat ttttcagtgGGTTCCTCGAAAAATGCGACCATCAATGGACGGTTATCACGAGCTTTCAAAAGAGGAGATTGA